The following are encoded together in the Erwinia sp. E602 genome:
- a CDS encoding bifunctional nitrate reductase/sulfite reductase flavoprotein subunit alpha: MSNNRTVRSACPYCGVGCGIVMQVEAGCITRVSGDKQHPANAGKLCSKGSSSHLPVSDAGRMQRAWLREDRQREPLPAAMDAAISATAGRLRAILDRDGPDAIALYVSGQMSLEAQYLANKLVKGFIGSQHIESNSRLCMASAGSGYRLSLGSDGPPGSYDDFGLADLFLVTGANMADCHPILFMRMMERVRQGAKLIVVDPRRTATAEKADLHLAIRPGSDLALLNGLLHLLVKNAAVDEAFIAQFTRGWQAMPDFLSDYTPGRVAQLTGLTQADIELAARWLGEAAEWMSCWTMGLNQSTHGTWSTNALCNLHLATGKICRPGSGPFSLTGQPNAMGGREMGYMGPGLPGQRSALNAEDRAFVEQQWRLPPGTLRSEGGGGTLALFEQLRAGAIKACWIICSNPVASVPGRDRVIEALQAAELVIAQDAFLDTETNRYADILLPAALHAEAEGVMINSERSLTLMHQAVAPPGEALPDWQIIARVACKMGFADAFSYQSAEQVFDEIRRFHNPATGYDLRGASYARLRQQPLQWPCPPDDPQDRHPLRYLNQGISQTLRVAEDGSTPPLNFATADGRACFYARPHQDPAEMPDDDYPFLLNTGRVQHQWHTLTKTGKVATLNKLNPGPFIEVNPQDAARLALKNGDALRIRSRRGEAVLPVNVSDRVQPGCCFAPFHWNDLYGEQLAINAVTSDAVDPISLQPELKCCAVSLQRVEKIIYRDSVTDRVASIAIPADSVNTTNGAGAADAQSVASNAVPAAGITLLYASQTGNAAGLAESFSAQLRDGGLAVALHEMDQAPADCLRAGETLLLLTSTFGDGDAPDNGQQFWQRLQAQDEPLIGLRYAVLALGDSSFDRFCQHGRQLDARLTQLAATPLLPLSECDSDYAQPASAWFNQLLPLLSLHIPAVYTPSVSSVSSAPAVAGAAASSGISSVHAAFTLAASNPALSSASHFSKSQPYPTTLLDNARISAPESAKETRLIRLSLGPLSYQPGDALGVWPRNCARLVDELLALTGLDGEQAVSVAEQGEMPLRDALSRHYEIARPSREALSLIAGQSGNGALQQRLAQGEALKSWLWGRQLADVLAEFSWRGEATTLLACLKRLQPRFYSIASSPLAHPGEIQLTVATVRYGQRKGVASAWLADLAPGDAVAVFVQPTRHFLLPEAGDAPLVMIGPGTGIAPFRGFLHHRRLRGDSGKNWLFFGEQHQQSEFYYREELEPMRDSGLLTRLSLAFSRDQPQKIYVQDRLREEGDNLWRWLQEGARLYLCGDASRMAKDVETALRDIACQHGGMNAQQAAGWLQQLAQEKRYLRDVY, encoded by the coding sequence ATGAGCAATAACCGGACGGTGCGCAGCGCGTGCCCGTACTGCGGCGTGGGGTGCGGCATTGTGATGCAGGTGGAGGCGGGATGCATCACCCGCGTCAGCGGCGATAAGCAGCACCCGGCTAACGCCGGTAAGCTGTGCAGTAAAGGCAGCAGCAGCCATCTGCCGGTCAGCGACGCCGGGCGTATGCAACGGGCGTGGCTGCGCGAGGATCGGCAACGTGAACCCTTGCCCGCCGCGATGGACGCGGCGATTAGCGCCACCGCCGGCCGCCTGCGTGCAATCCTCGACAGGGACGGGCCGGACGCCATCGCGCTGTACGTCTCCGGCCAGATGTCGCTGGAGGCGCAGTACCTCGCTAACAAACTGGTGAAGGGCTTTATCGGCAGCCAGCATATCGAATCCAACTCCCGGCTCTGTATGGCCAGCGCCGGTAGCGGCTACAGGCTGTCGCTGGGGTCAGACGGGCCGCCCGGCTCTTACGACGATTTTGGCCTTGCCGATCTGTTTCTGGTTACCGGGGCCAATATGGCCGACTGCCATCCGATCCTGTTTATGCGCATGATGGAGCGGGTACGCCAGGGGGCGAAGCTGATCGTGGTCGACCCACGGCGCACCGCCACCGCAGAGAAGGCCGATCTGCACCTGGCGATTCGTCCCGGCAGCGATCTGGCGCTGCTTAACGGGCTGCTGCATCTGCTGGTTAAGAACGCCGCCGTCGACGAAGCCTTTATCGCACAGTTCACCCGCGGCTGGCAGGCGATGCCCGATTTTCTCAGCGACTATACGCCCGGGCGGGTGGCGCAGCTCACCGGACTGACGCAGGCCGATATCGAGCTGGCCGCGCGCTGGTTAGGCGAGGCCGCCGAATGGATGAGCTGCTGGACCATGGGCCTTAACCAGAGCACCCACGGCACCTGGAGCACCAACGCACTGTGCAACCTGCACCTGGCAACCGGTAAAATCTGCCGCCCCGGCAGCGGGCCGTTCTCGCTGACCGGCCAGCCCAACGCGATGGGCGGGCGCGAAATGGGCTATATGGGGCCGGGCCTGCCGGGGCAGCGCTCGGCGCTGAACGCGGAGGATCGCGCCTTTGTTGAGCAGCAGTGGCGGCTGCCGCCCGGCACGCTTCGCAGCGAAGGCGGCGGTGGCACCCTCGCGCTGTTCGAACAGCTGCGGGCCGGGGCGATTAAAGCCTGCTGGATTATCTGCAGCAACCCGGTGGCCAGCGTGCCCGGCCGTGACCGGGTCATTGAGGCGCTGCAGGCGGCCGAGCTGGTGATCGCCCAGGACGCCTTTCTCGATACCGAAACCAACCGCTATGCCGATATTCTGCTGCCCGCCGCGCTGCACGCCGAAGCGGAAGGGGTGATGATCAACTCCGAACGCAGCCTGACGCTGATGCATCAGGCGGTGGCACCGCCCGGCGAGGCGTTGCCCGACTGGCAGATTATTGCCCGCGTCGCCTGTAAAATGGGCTTTGCCGACGCCTTCAGCTACCAGAGCGCGGAGCAGGTGTTTGATGAGATCCGCCGGTTCCACAACCCGGCCACCGGCTACGATCTGCGCGGTGCCAGCTATGCGCGGCTGCGGCAGCAGCCGCTGCAGTGGCCGTGCCCGCCCGACGACCCTCAGGATCGCCATCCGCTGCGCTACCTGAATCAGGGCATCAGCCAGACCCTGCGCGTGGCAGAAGACGGCAGCACGCCGCCCCTGAACTTTGCCACCGCCGACGGCCGCGCCTGCTTTTATGCCCGCCCGCATCAGGACCCGGCCGAGATGCCCGACGACGACTATCCGTTTCTGCTGAATACCGGCCGCGTGCAGCATCAGTGGCACACCCTGACCAAAACCGGCAAGGTGGCGACCCTGAACAAGCTTAATCCGGGCCCTTTTATTGAGGTGAACCCGCAGGATGCCGCACGGCTGGCGCTGAAAAACGGCGATGCGCTGCGCATCCGGTCGCGGCGCGGCGAGGCGGTGCTGCCGGTCAACGTCAGCGATCGCGTACAGCCCGGCTGCTGCTTTGCCCCGTTCCACTGGAACGATCTCTATGGCGAGCAGCTGGCGATTAACGCCGTGACCAGCGATGCCGTCGACCCGATCTCGCTGCAGCCGGAGCTGAAATGCTGCGCCGTCAGCCTGCAGCGGGTGGAGAAGATTATTTATCGTGACAGTGTCACAGATAGAGTCGCCAGCATTGCCATCCCCGCAGATTCCGTTAATACCACTAACGGTGCTGGTGCTGCTGACGCGCAGTCCGTGGCCAGCAACGCTGTACCGGCCGCCGGCATTACGCTGCTTTACGCTTCGCAGACCGGCAACGCCGCCGGGCTGGCGGAGAGCTTTAGCGCGCAGCTGCGCGACGGCGGTCTTGCGGTGGCGCTGCACGAGATGGATCAGGCCCCGGCGGACTGTCTGCGTGCCGGCGAAACGCTGCTGCTGCTGACCAGCACCTTCGGCGACGGCGACGCGCCGGATAACGGTCAGCAGTTCTGGCAGCGGCTGCAGGCGCAAGATGAACCGCTCATCGGGCTGCGTTACGCGGTGCTGGCGCTGGGCGACAGCAGCTTCGATCGTTTCTGCCAGCACGGCCGCCAGCTGGATGCGCGCTTAACGCAGCTGGCCGCCACGCCGCTGCTGCCGCTAAGCGAGTGCGACAGCGACTATGCGCAGCCCGCCAGCGCCTGGTTTAACCAGCTGCTGCCGCTGCTGAGTCTTCACATCCCGGCAGTGTATACCCCCTCCGTCAGCAGCGTATCATCCGCCCCGGCGGTAGCCGGTGCAGCTGCATCATCCGGTATTTCATCCGTCCACGCAGCATTCACGCTAGCAGCATCAAATCCGGCCTTATCATCTGCTTCTCATTTCAGCAAAAGCCAGCCGTACCCGACAACCTTGCTGGACAACGCCCGCATCAGCGCGCCCGAATCAGCAAAGGAGACGCGGCTGATCCGCCTAAGTCTCGGGCCGCTGAGCTATCAGCCCGGCGACGCGCTGGGGGTCTGGCCGCGCAACTGTGCGCGGCTGGTCGATGAACTGCTGGCGCTGACCGGGCTGGACGGCGAACAGGCGGTCAGCGTGGCGGAGCAGGGAGAGATGCCGCTGCGTGACGCATTGAGCCGCCACTATGAGATCGCCCGTCCGTCGCGGGAGGCGTTAAGCCTGATCGCCGGGCAGTCGGGCAACGGCGCGCTGCAACAGCGGCTGGCGCAGGGCGAGGCGCTGAAAAGCTGGCTGTGGGGGCGCCAGCTGGCCGACGTGCTGGCCGAATTCAGCTGGCGGGGGGAGGCGACAACATTGCTGGCCTGCCTGAAGCGGCTGCAGCCGCGCTTTTACTCGATCGCCTCCAGCCCGCTGGCGCATCCGGGCGAGATCCAGCTGACCGTCGCCACGGTGCGCTACGGCCAGCGCAAGGGCGTGGCTTCGGCGTGGCTGGCCGATCTGGCACCTGGCGACGCGGTGGCGGTCTTTGTTCAGCCGACGCGTCACTTCCTGCTGCCGGAAGCGGGCGACGCGCCGCTGGTGATGATCGGCCCCGGTACCGGCATTGCGCCGTTTCGCGGTTTTCTGCATCACCGCCGCCTGCGCGGCGACAGCGGCAAAAACTGGCTGTTCTTCGGCGAGCAGCATCAGCAGAGCGAGTTTTACTACCGCGAGGAGCTGGAGCCGATGCGCGACAGCGGGCTGCTGACCCGGCTGAGCCTCGCGTTCTCCCGCGACCAGCCGCAAAAAATCTACGTGCAGGACCGGCTGCGTGAAGAGGGGGATAACCTGTGGCGCTGGCTGCAGGAGGGCGCACGACTGTATCTGTGTGGCGACGCCAGCCGCATGGCGAAAGACGTTGAGACGGCACTGCGTGATATCGCCTGCCAGCACGGTGGGATGAATGCACAGCAGGCCGCCGGCTGGCTGCAGCAGCTGGCGCAGGAGAAACGCTACCTGCGTGATGTGTATTAG
- a CDS encoding D-serine ammonia-lyase yields MTLDVKSLKQNFPLLDAICALQPVSWFNPDYGTLAAGYPHVGLTAAQVADAAARLHRFAPYLMKVFPETRASQGIIESAICPLTQLQPVLEAHYQQRLAGRLWLKKDSHLPVSGSIKARGGIYEVLAHAERLAIAAGLLQEGDDYAKLAGDDFRAFFSQYRIAVGSTGNLGLSIGIISAQLGFEVTVHMSADARAWKKQTLRDRGVRVVEYEQDYGVAVAEGRRQAGDDPRCFFIDDENSHNLFLGYAVAGERLKRQFAEHNIVVDADHPLFVYLPCGVGGGPGGVAFGLKLAFGDHVHCVFAEPTHSPCMLLGVHTGLHDEISVQDLGIDNLTAADGLAVGRASGFVGRAMQRLLSAFYTLSDEEMYRLLGLLQCHEGLSLEPSALAGMAGPWRISAQPQELAAQGISAAQLSRATHLVWATGGGMVPAEEMAKYQAAAEKLLAD; encoded by the coding sequence ATGACCCTTGACGTCAAAAGTCTTAAGCAGAATTTTCCTCTGCTTGATGCGATCTGTGCGCTACAACCTGTTAGCTGGTTCAACCCGGACTATGGTACGCTGGCGGCCGGCTACCCGCACGTAGGCCTGACCGCTGCCCAGGTAGCCGATGCAGCCGCGCGGCTGCACCGCTTTGCGCCGTACCTGATGAAGGTCTTTCCGGAGACGCGCGCCAGCCAGGGGATTATTGAGTCAGCGATCTGCCCGCTGACGCAGTTGCAGCCGGTGCTGGAGGCGCACTACCAGCAGCGGCTGGCGGGGCGGCTGTGGCTGAAGAAAGACAGCCATCTGCCGGTCTCCGGCTCGATCAAGGCGCGCGGCGGCATCTATGAGGTGCTGGCGCACGCGGAGCGGCTGGCGATCGCCGCCGGGCTGCTGCAGGAGGGCGACGACTACGCAAAACTGGCCGGTGATGACTTCCGCGCCTTCTTCAGCCAGTACCGCATCGCGGTCGGCTCCACCGGCAACCTCGGCCTGTCGATCGGCATCATCAGCGCGCAGCTCGGCTTTGAGGTGACGGTGCATATGTCGGCGGATGCCCGCGCGTGGAAGAAGCAGACGCTGCGCGATCGTGGCGTCAGGGTGGTGGAGTATGAGCAGGACTACGGCGTGGCAGTGGCGGAAGGGCGGCGTCAGGCCGGGGACGACCCGCGCTGCTTCTTTATTGATGATGAGAACTCGCACAACCTGTTTCTCGGCTACGCGGTGGCCGGCGAACGGCTGAAGCGGCAGTTTGCCGAACACAATATCGTGGTGGACGCCGACCACCCGCTGTTTGTCTATCTGCCCTGCGGCGTCGGTGGCGGACCGGGCGGCGTGGCCTTTGGCCTTAAGCTGGCGTTTGGCGACCACGTACACTGCGTGTTTGCCGAACCGACCCATTCGCCCTGCATGCTGCTGGGGGTGCATACCGGCCTGCATGATGAAATCTCCGTGCAGGATCTCGGTATTGACAACCTGACCGCCGCCGACGGCCTGGCGGTCGGCCGTGCCTCCGGCTTTGTCGGCCGCGCGATGCAGCGCCTGCTCAGCGCCTTCTATACGCTTAGCGACGAGGAGATGTATCGCCTGCTGGGGTTGTTACAGTGTCACGAGGGGCTGAGCCTGGAGCCTTCGGCGCTGGCCGGGATGGCCGGGCCGTGGCGCATCAGCGCGCAGCCGCAGGAACTGGCCGCGCAGGGCATCAGCGCAGCGCAGTTGTCGCGAGCCACCCACCTGGTGTGGGCGACCGGCGGTGGCATGGTGCCAGCGGAAGAGATGGCGAAATATCAGGCTGCCGCTGAAAAACTGCTGGCAGATTAA
- a CDS encoding Gfo/Idh/MocA family protein, protein MFPSHLPKARIQDPHAVPALRWGIIGPGWIAERFAKSLKESTAQQLVAVASRSYERASTFAGKTGIAQAFGSSDDLLAQQDIDAVYIATPHNHHYPDALKALQAGKHVLIEKPLALNGQQARALAELSRAKGLLCMEAMWCDFLPKYDVISQLLEDGALGDLHTLLADHGEYFTPDHRIFNADLAGGPMMDLGSYLIGLSVKVAGAPTTIHAAGQSVAGGLNGQTSMLLTHNNGMHSVLNTTLFSNTPGAAVIAGRDATLQTDGCFYAPGPFTLTASQGGKTLIWDEPRNRYDQLFHEAVHFAWCVGQGKTDSPIRPLSLSIATLDAIDEVRRQIGQVFNEEK, encoded by the coding sequence ATGTTTCCTTCACACCTGCCTAAAGCCCGCATCCAGGATCCGCACGCCGTACCCGCTCTGCGCTGGGGGATTATTGGCCCCGGCTGGATCGCCGAGCGTTTTGCCAAATCACTGAAAGAGAGTACCGCACAGCAACTGGTGGCCGTGGCTTCGCGTTCTTATGAACGCGCCAGCACCTTTGCCGGCAAAACGGGCATCGCCCAGGCCTTCGGCAGCAGTGACGACCTGCTGGCACAACAGGATATCGATGCGGTTTACATCGCGACGCCCCACAACCACCACTACCCGGATGCGCTCAAAGCCTTACAGGCCGGTAAACACGTGCTGATCGAAAAACCGCTGGCGCTGAACGGGCAGCAGGCGCGCGCGCTGGCCGAACTCAGCCGCGCCAAAGGCCTGCTCTGTATGGAGGCGATGTGGTGCGACTTCCTGCCGAAATATGACGTCATCAGCCAGCTGCTGGAGGACGGCGCGCTGGGCGACCTGCACACCCTGCTGGCCGACCACGGCGAGTATTTCACCCCCGATCACCGTATCTTCAATGCCGACCTCGCCGGCGGCCCGATGATGGATCTCGGCAGCTACCTTATCGGTCTCAGCGTTAAAGTCGCAGGCGCACCCACTACTATCCACGCCGCCGGCCAGTCGGTAGCCGGCGGCCTCAACGGCCAGACCTCAATGCTGCTGACGCACAATAACGGCATGCACTCGGTGCTCAACACCACCCTGTTCAGCAACACCCCCGGTGCCGCCGTTATCGCCGGCCGCGACGCTACCCTGCAAACCGACGGCTGCTTCTACGCCCCTGGCCCGTTCACCCTCACCGCCAGCCAGGGCGGCAAAACCCTCATCTGGGACGAACCACGCAACCGCTACGACCAGCTGTTCCACGAAGCCGTCCACTTCGCCTGGTGCGTCGGTCAGGGCAAAACCGACTCGCCGATCCGCCCGCTGTCACTCTCCATCGCTACCCTCGACGCCATCGACGAAGTGCGCCGCCAGATTGGTCAGGTGTTTAACGAAGAGAAGTGA
- the fabV gene encoding enoyl-ACP reductase FabV, producing the protein MIIKPRIRGFICVTAHPAGCKANVKQQIDYVTAQGPVASGPKKVLVIGASTGYGLAARISAAFGCDADTLGVFFERAGEETKPATAGWYNSAAFEEFATEKGLYAKSINGDAYSDAVKQKTIELIKQDLGQVDLVVYSLAAPRRTHPVTGEVFNSTLKPIGKPLVTRGLNTDKETITEVALEPANAEEIAGTVAVMGGEDWQMWIDALLEAGVLAEGAKTTAFTYLGEQITHDIYWNGSIGEAKKDLDKRVLTIRDTLAAHGNGDARVSVLKAVVTQASSAIPVMPLYLSLLFKVMKEKGTHEGCIEQVYGLFKDSLYNASPILDDVGRLRADYKELQPDVQGEVSQLWPTVTDENLNELTDFAGYKAEFLQLFGFGLAGVDYDADVNADVKIKNLVQM; encoded by the coding sequence ATGATTATTAAACCACGTATCCGTGGCTTCATCTGTGTTACTGCCCATCCGGCAGGTTGTAAAGCTAACGTCAAACAACAGATCGATTACGTCACTGCGCAGGGCCCGGTGGCTTCCGGCCCGAAAAAAGTGCTGGTGATTGGCGCCTCAACCGGTTACGGCCTTGCCGCCCGCATCTCTGCGGCCTTTGGCTGCGACGCCGACACGCTGGGCGTGTTCTTCGAGCGCGCCGGTGAAGAGACCAAACCTGCCACCGCCGGCTGGTATAACTCCGCTGCGTTTGAAGAGTTTGCCACTGAGAAGGGCCTGTACGCTAAAAGCATTAACGGCGACGCCTACTCAGACGCGGTTAAGCAGAAAACCATTGAACTGATTAAGCAGGATCTGGGTCAGGTTGACCTGGTGGTTTACAGCCTGGCCGCGCCGCGCCGTACCCATCCGGTTACCGGTGAAGTGTTTAACTCCACCCTGAAGCCGATCGGTAAACCGCTGGTCACCCGCGGCCTGAACACCGACAAAGAAACCATCACCGAAGTGGCGCTGGAGCCGGCTAACGCCGAAGAGATCGCCGGTACCGTGGCGGTGATGGGCGGCGAAGACTGGCAGATGTGGATCGACGCGCTGCTGGAAGCCGGCGTGCTGGCGGAAGGCGCGAAAACCACCGCCTTCACCTACCTCGGCGAGCAGATCACCCACGACATCTACTGGAACGGCTCGATCGGTGAAGCGAAGAAGGATCTGGACAAGCGCGTGCTGACCATCCGTGACACCCTGGCCGCCCACGGCAACGGCGACGCCCGCGTCTCGGTGCTGAAAGCCGTCGTAACCCAGGCCAGCTCTGCTATCCCGGTGATGCCGCTGTACCTGTCGCTGCTGTTTAAAGTGATGAAAGAGAAGGGCACCCACGAAGGCTGCATCGAGCAGGTTTACGGCCTGTTTAAAGACAGCCTCTACAACGCCTCGCCGATTCTGGATGACGTTGGCCGCCTGCGCGCCGACTACAAAGAGCTGCAGCCGGACGTGCAGGGTGAAGTGTCTCAGCTGTGGCCAACCGTCACCGACGAGAACCTGAACGAGCTGACCGACTTCGCCGGCTACAAGGCCGAGTTCCTGCAGCTGTTCGGCTTTGGCCTGGCGGGCGTCGATTATGACGCAGACGTTAATGCCGACGTGAAGATCAAAAACCTGGTGCAGATGTAA
- a CDS encoding Gfo/Idh/MocA family oxidoreductase, producing the protein MAQKRKFALLGTGFIGQVHAKNLASHPDIELVMVADRDAARAAEVASLYGVRAGSVAEAINHDAIDSVLIATSTPSHAEFLAASAAAGKAVYCEKPIDLSLSKARRVVDEVARYDVPVTVGFNRRFDPSHNQLKQHLKQGTLGRAELIQMVCRASELPPLSYLQSSGGQMRDQAIHFFDLLRWLTEEEVETIGALGSALAMPEIAGFGDVDTSVLMMKLTSGALAQLDNTRRTAYGYDERITVLGDKGMADSAAQSPQGATLYTTGGITRPALYADWFNRVKETYYLHLDAFVRSLNGESVQVPGLHDGLQAQAIAEAAVKSLETGRFCSVERI; encoded by the coding sequence ATGGCACAGAAGCGTAAGTTTGCCCTGCTGGGTACCGGTTTTATTGGTCAGGTTCATGCAAAAAATCTGGCGTCCCATCCCGATATTGAGCTAGTGATGGTTGCCGATCGGGATGCGGCGCGGGCGGCAGAGGTGGCCAGTCTTTATGGCGTGCGTGCCGGTAGCGTGGCGGAGGCGATCAACCATGATGCTATCGACAGCGTACTGATCGCCACTTCCACGCCGTCGCACGCCGAGTTTCTGGCGGCCTCGGCGGCGGCGGGCAAGGCGGTGTACTGCGAAAAGCCGATCGATCTGTCGCTGAGCAAGGCGCGTCGCGTGGTGGATGAAGTCGCACGTTATGACGTGCCGGTGACCGTTGGCTTTAACCGCCGTTTTGATCCGAGCCACAATCAGCTTAAGCAGCATTTAAAACAGGGGACGCTGGGCCGTGCGGAGCTGATTCAGATGGTGTGCCGCGCCTCCGAGCTGCCGCCGCTGAGCTATCTGCAGAGTTCCGGCGGGCAGATGCGCGATCAGGCGATTCACTTTTTCGATCTGCTGCGCTGGCTGACGGAAGAGGAGGTGGAGACGATCGGCGCGCTGGGGTCGGCGCTGGCGATGCCGGAGATCGCCGGGTTTGGTGATGTGGATACGTCGGTGCTGATGATGAAGCTGACCAGCGGGGCGCTGGCGCAGCTGGATAATACCCGCCGCACGGCTTACGGCTATGATGAGCGGATTACGGTGCTGGGCGATAAGGGGATGGCGGATTCGGCGGCGCAGAGTCCGCAGGGGGCGACGCTGTATACCACCGGCGGGATTACCCGTCCGGCGCTGTATGCGGACTGGTTTAACCGGGTGAAGGAGACCTATTATCTGCATCTGGATGCGTTTGTGCGGTCGCTGAACGGCGAGTCGGTGCAGGTGCCGGGGTTGCATGACGGGTTGCAGGCGCAGGCGATTGCGGAGGCGGCGGTGAAGTCGCTGGAGACGGGGCGTTTTTGTTCTGTTGAGCGGATTTAG
- a CDS encoding LacI family DNA-binding transcriptional regulator, producing the protein MKKITLEALAKQIGVGIATVDRVINERGGVSPATTRRVLAAAREAGLNRLLPDAHRHPWQVELLLSSNEAFFFGQLSEHFSQLADQIGYRSLTLHRTLVAEGDPQRLAAQILRASEQRDGLMIFAHEHPAVLAALARCRERGVPVITLATDLPGACRLCHVGIDQLQAGRTAGLLMGKMLSGPGEVVIISGRMDYLAHRQRVEGFSAVITSQFPQLRLHQVLTAMDDRREIGRQLEAQLYQSPTIRGIYNTGLGNTDIGEALARHRLADVVFITHELYPTTRRLLAQNVVALTLDQNTREHAQRALTLMLNRLEQDANPDEYHDGKIDFLLYTRENCQP; encoded by the coding sequence GTGAAGAAAATCACGCTGGAAGCGCTGGCGAAACAGATTGGCGTGGGCATCGCCACGGTGGATCGGGTGATCAACGAACGCGGCGGCGTCTCACCCGCCACCACCCGCCGGGTGCTGGCGGCGGCGCGTGAGGCCGGTCTGAACCGCCTGCTGCCCGACGCTCATCGCCACCCGTGGCAGGTCGAACTACTGCTGAGCAGCAACGAAGCGTTCTTCTTCGGCCAGCTGAGTGAACACTTCAGCCAGCTGGCCGACCAGATTGGCTACCGCAGCCTGACCCTGCACCGCACGCTGGTGGCAGAAGGCGATCCGCAGCGGCTGGCCGCGCAAATTCTGCGTGCCAGTGAGCAGCGCGACGGCCTGATGATCTTTGCCCATGAACACCCGGCGGTGCTTGCCGCGCTGGCCCGGTGCCGGGAACGCGGCGTGCCGGTGATTACCCTCGCGACCGATCTGCCGGGCGCCTGCCGGCTGTGCCACGTCGGCATTGACCAGCTACAGGCCGGGCGCACCGCCGGGTTGCTGATGGGCAAAATGCTCAGCGGGCCGGGTGAAGTGGTGATTATCAGCGGGCGGATGGATTATCTGGCGCACCGTCAGCGGGTGGAGGGATTCAGCGCGGTGATTACCAGTCAGTTTCCGCAGCTGCGGCTGCACCAGGTGCTGACGGCGATGGACGATCGCCGTGAGATCGGTCGCCAGCTGGAGGCACAGCTCTACCAGAGTCCGACAATCCGCGGCATTTACAACACCGGGCTGGGCAACACGGATATTGGCGAGGCGCTGGCGCGTCACCGGCTGGCAGACGTAGTGTTTATCACCCATGAACTTTATCCAACCACCCGCCGCCTGCTGGCGCAGAACGTGGTAGCGCTGACGCTGGATCAGAACACCCGCGAGCACGCCCAGCGTGCGTTAACGCTGATGCTGAACAGGCTGGAACAGGATGCAAATCCGGATGAGTATCACGACGGAAAAATAGACTTTTTGCTCTACACGCGGGAGAACTGTCAGCCGTAA
- a CDS encoding Glu/Leu/Phe/Val dehydrogenase yields the protein MEKLSYVSEGSKTAWSTYLQQIDRVAPYLGDLSRWIDTLRHPKRALIVDIPLQMDDGTIRHFEGFRVQHNLSRGPGKGGVRYHPNVDLNEVMALSAWMTIKCAAVNLPYGGAKGGIRVDPLKLSEGELERLTRRYTSEIGLIIGPQKDIPAPDVGTNGKVMAWMMDTYSMNNGTTVTGVVTGKPVHLGGSLGREKATGRGVFITGREVAQRSGIELEGARVAVQGFGNVGSEAARLFAAAGGRVVAVQDHSATLFNPAGIDLAALSEWNAANKKIAGFSGAEVISDEAFWDVEMDILIPAALEGQITRQRAEKLKCRIVLEGANGPTYPEADDVLASRGITVVPDVICNAGGVTVSYFEWVQDMASFFWSEDEINERMDKIMTEAMVHVWDKAREKECSLRTSAYIVACERILMARKDRGIYPG from the coding sequence ATGGAAAAGCTCTCCTACGTATCTGAAGGCAGTAAAACGGCCTGGTCCACCTATCTGCAGCAGATCGACCGCGTTGCCCCCTACCTCGGCGATCTCTCCCGCTGGATCGACACCCTGCGTCATCCGAAGCGCGCGCTGATCGTTGATATCCCGCTGCAGATGGACGACGGCACCATCCGCCACTTCGAAGGCTTCCGCGTGCAGCACAACCTGTCGCGCGGACCGGGCAAAGGCGGCGTGCGCTATCACCCTAACGTCGATCTCAACGAAGTCATGGCGCTTTCGGCCTGGATGACCATCAAGTGTGCGGCGGTCAACCTGCCTTATGGCGGTGCCAAGGGCGGGATCCGCGTCGATCCGCTTAAGCTGTCAGAGGGTGAACTGGAGCGTCTGACCCGCCGCTATACCAGCGAGATTGGCCTGATTATCGGCCCGCAGAAGGATATTCCGGCACCGGACGTCGGCACCAATGGGAAAGTAATGGCGTGGATGATGGACACCTACTCCATGAACAACGGCACCACCGTTACCGGCGTGGTGACCGGTAAGCCGGTACACCTTGGCGGCTCGCTGGGGCGTGAAAAAGCCACCGGGCGCGGCGTGTTTATCACCGGCCGTGAAGTGGCACAGCGCAGCGGTATCGAGCTGGAAGGCGCACGCGTGGCGGTACAGGGCTTTGGTAACGTGGGTAGCGAAGCGGCCCGCCTGTTTGCCGCCGCCGGCGGCCGCGTGGTCGCGGTGCAGGACCACAGCGCCACGCTGTTTAACCCGGCCGGCATCGATCTGGCGGCGCTGAGCGAGTGGAATGCGGCGAACAAGAAAATCGCCGGCTTTAGCGGCGCGGAAGTGATTAGCGACGAGGCGTTCTGGGACGTGGAGATGGACATTCTGATCCCGGCGGCGCTGGAAGGGCAAATCACCCGCCAGCGCGCTGAGAAGCTGAAATGCCGCATCGTGCTCGAAGGTGCCAACGGCCCGACCTACCCTGAAGCCGACGACGTGCTGGCCTCACGCGGCATTACCGTAGTGCCGGACGTGATCTGTAACGCCGGCGGCGTGACCGTTTCGTACTTCGAGTGGGTGCAGGATATGGCCAGCTTCTTCTGGAGCGAGGACGAAATTAACGAGCGCATGGATAAGATCATGACCGAGGCGATGGTTCACGTATGGGATAAAGCGCGGG